AAATACAGGAGCGAACAGCGAAAACGGAACCAACAGCTTCAACAGGCTCGCCCACGCCAGAAAGTGCCGGCTGTAGCTCCACGAGCGTCCCAACGCGAGTATCAGCAGAACGCATACAACTCCGAACAACGTCGACTCCCATAGGTGCGACATTATGAAATAGATCCGATCACTCATCTCCCGCCTCCTTCTTTTCCCGCGTTTCTTTGATAGCGTCCTCAAGCGCCTTGAGATCTTCCAACGACAGTTTTCCCGACTCCGCCATGTGCAGCATCACCGGCTCCGCCGAGCCCCCAAACAGAGAGAGAAAATCATCAACCAGCGAGCCGATCGCGCTCTTCTTCGTCACCGTAGGCTCGAACACATGCGCGTTTCCGATCTTCTTGGCT
This genomic interval from Pelagicoccus sp. SDUM812003 contains the following:
- a CDS encoding BlaI/MecI/CopY family transcriptional regulator, with translation MPIKRKSTSEKLSPMELEIMQAFWKLKAASIREVQEALPEKRKVEYTTVQTIVYRLEKKGAVRRAKKIGNAHVFEPTVTKKSAIGSLVDDFLSLFGGSAEPVMLHMAESGKLSLEDLKALEDAIKETREKKEAGDE